A region of the Curtobacterium flaccumfaciens pv. betae genome:
ACTCGACACGATCGAGGTGTCCGGACGGGTCTTGATGATCTCGAACGACGGCCGGATGGTGTGCGCGGTGGTGTGCTTCGCGCCGGAGACCATGCCGTCGGCGAGCCCGAGCTGCACCATCATCGTGCCGAAGTACGAGACGTCGGTGACGGTGTCGCGGGCGAGCTCGATCGACATCCCCTTGTGGGCACGGAGCCGGGTGTACTCCTCGGCGAAGCGCTCACGCAGCTCGGGGTCGAACGGCGAGACGAGCTGCGCGGCCTCGAGGTCGAGGCCGAGCTCGGTGGCCCGCGTGCGGATGGCCGCGGGGTCGCCGAGGATCGTCAGCTCGCAGACCTGGCGCTGCAGCAGGGTGGAGGCGGCGCGGAGGATGCGGTCGTCCTCGCCCTCGGGCAGGACGATGCGCTTGCCGTAGCTGCGCGCCCGGTCGAGCAGGCCGTGCTCGAACATGAGCGGGGTGACGACCCCGGACGGAGCGAGCTGCAGGCGGTCGCGCAGGGCCTCGGCGTCGACGTGCTGCTCGAACAGGGCGAGCGCGAGGTCGGCCTTCCGGGGCGAGTCGGCGGCCAGGCGGCCCCGGGTCTGGGTGATCCGGAGGGCGGTGTCGTAGGTGCCGAGGTCGTTCTGCGCGATCGGCAGCGAGCTCGACAGGCCCTCGAGCAGCCGGGACACCTGCGGGGCGATCTCGAACCCGCCGTTCAGGATGACGCCGGCCAGGCTCGGGAACGTCTCGGACTGGTTGGCGAGCAGCGTGGCGATGAGGACGTCGCTCCGGTCACCGGGGACGACGACGATGCCGCCCTCGATCAGCCGGGGCAGCACGTTCTCCATGCTCATGCCCGCGACGACGGTACCGAGGGCCTCACGGTCGAGCAGGGCGTCGTCACCGCGGACCAGGGTGGCGCCGGTGGCCTGCAGCAGGGCGCGGACCGTCGGGGCGACGAGCACACGGTCCTCGGGGATCGCCCACACCGGGACGTCGGGGTGGTCGTCGTGCACGGCCTGCTCGACGCTCGTCACGATGGCGGCGAGGGCGTCCGGGTCGGCACGGTTCACCACGACGCCGAACAGCTGCGCGTGTGCCGCCCGCAGCTCGCTCGTCGTGACGTCCGCCACCTGCGCCATGCCCTCGGGGGTGCGGGCCGCTCGTTCGGCGGCGTCGCGGCCACCGAGCACGAGGAGCACCGGAGCGCCGAGGTTCGCGGCGACCTTCGCGTTGAAGGACAGCTCGGTGGGGCTGCCCACGTCGGTGTAGTCGGACCCGAGCACCACGACGGCGTCGCACTGCCGCTCGACCTGGGCGAACCGGGTGACGATGGTGCCGAGCGCCGCCTCGGGGTCGGCGTGCACGTCGTCGTAGGTGACCCCGACCGCGTCGTCGTACGAGATGCCGACGGCCGTGTGCTGCAGCAGCAGCTCGAGCACGTAGTCGGGTTCGACGACCGAGCGGGCGACGGGCCGGAACACGCCGACGCGGCCGACGGACCGGGCGAGGGTCTCGAGGACACCGAGGGCGACGGTGCTCTTGCCCGTGTGCCCTTCTGCTGACGTGATGTAGATGCGGGTCGACACGAGGCCCAGGGTAGTCGCCGCACATGTCACGACATCTGGGAGCACCGTTGCCGACGACACGCGGTCGTGAGCACCTCGGAGAACCTGTACCATTGGGTGTCGCCGTCGCGAGACGGTGTCAGGAGAATTCGCCTAGTGGCCTATGGCGCACGCTTGGAAAGCGTGTTGGGTGCAAGCCCTCGGGGGTTCGAATCCCCCATTCTCCGCAGCGAGCAAGACCGCAACACCCACGAAGGACCCGCACCGATCGGTGCGGGTCCTTCGTCGTTCCACGGTCGATCGGTCCCCCACCCTGCGGACGAGCGCGTGCCCTGTTCCCCCTCGGTTGGCCGGGAAACGCCGACCAGGGGTGGAACGGGCTGTCCCCGGTACCCGTCGGTCGCCTATGCTGGCCGAGCGAACGGCTCCGGGACGAGCCGACCGCGGTGCATCGAGCGGCAGGGGCGTCGCTCGGAGGGCGTGCTGGTCAGCGTGCCCGGAACACCCGAGGGGACGAGGAGACGCGCCATGGGGGACACCACCGTGCCCGCAGTGCCCGTGCGGCCCGCCGTCTTCGACACGGTCCTCCGTCCGCGCCGGTCCCTCGTCCGTTCCACCGCGCTGAGCATCGCCTTCTCGGCCGTGCCGCTCGCCGTCGCCCTGGTCTGGGTCTCGTTCCCGTTCCGCACGTGGGCCGTGTTCGCCGGCATCGTCGTCGCGATGGCCGCGGCCGTCGGCATCGTGTTCGTCCGACTGCACACCGCGTTCATCGGGATCGACGACGACGGTCTGACGATCCGTGGCGTCCTCACGGCGCACCGTCGGATCCCCCGCGACCGCGTGCACAGCCTGGTGCTCGCCACGACCTTCGGCTCGTCCGTGGACCGGACCGTGCGGGAACTCGTCGCGTTCGACCGGACCGGCACCCACCTCTTCCGGCTCCGCGCCGACGTGTGGGGCGACGACGGGCTCGACCGGGTGGTCGACGCGCTCGGCGTGCAGGTCGTCGAAGAGTCGCGGCCGGTCTCCTCCCGCACCTTCGCGAAGCGCTACCCGACGAGCCGCGCCTGGTACGAGCAGCGGTCGGCGTTCCTGCTCGTCGGCGGCCTCGTCGTGCTGGTCGTCGGCGGGTTGCTCGCCGTCGAGTTCGCCGGCCTCAACGCCCCCTGACCCACCGGCGGACCGGCCAGCGGCCACCGCACGGCACCCGTCAGCACGGCACCGGTCAGCACCGCACCGGTCAGCGCGGCACCAGTCAGCGCCGACGCCGCAGCGTCGAGAAGATCCCGCGCACCACTTCCTTCGCGATGGTCCCGCCCAGCCCGGAGCCGAGCAGGTCCGACAGCGGGTCCCCCGCGGATCGCCGCGTCCCGGACCGCCGCGTCCCGGACCGCTGCGTCCCGCCCGACCGACCGGAGCCGCCGGACCGACCGGACCGCCGGGCGTCCGACGCTCGCTCGGCCCGCTCGAACTCCCGCTGCTGCCGCTCGTACTCCTGCTGGGCATCCGCCGATGCGTCCGCCGCGGCGGCAGCTGCCTCGTCGGCTGCGGCAGCGGCGTCGGCTGCAGCGGCCGCCGCCTCCATCCGGCGCGCGAGCACCTCGCGCGCCGAGTCCGGATCGACGCGGGTGCCGTAGGTCGACAGGAGCGGTGAGGCCTGCACCCGCGCGGCCATCTCGTCGGCCGGCATCGGGTCCATCGACCCCTGGGGTGCGCGCAGCCGGGTCCACGCGACGGGGGTCGGTGCGCCCCGCTCGTTCATCACCGTGACGATCGCTTCGCCGGTCGCGAGCGACGTGAGGACCTCGCCCAGGTCGTAGTCACTCGTCGGGTAGGTCGACACCGTCGCCCGGAGCGCCTTCGCGTCGTCCGGGGTGTGGGCGCGGAGCTGGTGCTGGATGCGAGACCCGAGCTGCGCCAGCACGTCGTTCGGCACGTCCTTCGGGGTCTGCGTCACGAAGAAGACCCCGACGCCCTTCGACCGGATGAGCCGCACGGTCCGCACGATCTGCTCGGTGAAGTCCTTCGACGCCCCGTTGAACAGCAGGTGCGCCTCGTCCAGGAAGAACACGAGCTTCGGCTCGTCCTGGTCGCCGACCTCGGGCAGCTCGTTGAACAGGTCCGCCAGCAACCACATCAGGAACGTCGAGAAGACCTCCGGCCGGTCCTGCACACCGGGCACCTCGAGCAGGCTGACGATCCCCCGCCCGTCCGCCGCCGTCCGCAGGAACACCTGCGTGTCGATCTCGGGCGCCCCGAAGAACCGGTCGGCGCCCTGGTCGGCGAAGGTGACGAGCTCGCGCAGGATCACCCCGGCGGTCTGCTTCGACAGGCCCCCGAGCTCGGCGAGTTCCCCTTTGCCCTGCTCGCTCACCAGGAACGTCAGCACGCTCCGCAGGTCGTCGAGGTCCACCAGCGCCAGACCCTGCTGCGTGGCGTAGTGGAACACCAGACCGAGCGAGGACTCCTGCGTGTCGTTCAGGCCGAGCACCTTCGACAGCAGCAGCGGCCCGAACCCGGAGACGGTGGCACGGATCGGCACGCCCGTACCCTGCCCGCCCAGCGAGAACAGCTCGGCCTGGCTCGCGACGCCCTGCCACTGCTGGCCGATGCCCGCGGTGCGGTCGAGCAGCTTGTCGGTCGCCTGCCCCGCGACGGCCAGACCCGACAGGTCGCCCTTGATGTCGGCGGCGAACACCGGCACCCCGTTCGCCGCGATCTGCTCGGCGAGCACCTGCAGCGTGCGGGTCTTGCCGGTACCGGTCGCCCCGGCCACCAGCCCGTGCCGGTTCAGCATCGCGAGCGGGATGCGGACCTGCACCTCGGGCACCGCTGCGCCGTTGACCAGTGCACCGAGTTCGATCGCACCGCCGTCGACGGCGTAGCCGTCACGGATCGCCGAGACCGCGTCCGGTCCGAGCGGTCCGGTCCCACCCCGGACGGGAGGCGCGGCGCCGGTCGCCGCCGTCGCCACCGGATCCGGGGCGGTCGCCTCGACCGCCGCGGCAGGGGTGGTCGGAGCCGGTGCGGCCGCCGCGGCAGGGGTGGTCGGAGCCGGTGCGGCCGCAGGGGCGGGCTTCGCGTCGGGCGTGAGCCGCGCCTCCAGGCCGGTGGGTGGTGGGGACCCGACGACCGCGGGTTCCGCGTCGGCGGTGCGCTCCGTCTGCTCCTCCACCGCCAGTGCGGCGGCGAGCTCCTCGGCTCGCCGCGCCGCTTCGTCGGCGAGCCGACGTGCCTCGTCGGCGGCCCGCCTCGCTGCCTCGGCAGCCACCCGTGCCCGCTCCGTCGCGTCGCTCATGGGCTCAGCCTAGGGACCGGAGCGCGCGGCGGTCCGGGTCGTCAGTGCGTGAGCGCGGGGACCGTCCGGGGGCGGACCACGAACCAGAGCATCAGGATCGCGACGGCGGCGGTCGACGCCATCACCATCGCCATCGGTGTGGCCGTCGTGATGCCGAGCCAACCGACGACCGGCGAGATGAGCCCGGCGACGCCGAAGTTCAGGGCACCGAGCACCGAGGCGGCGGTCCCCGCCTCTTTTCCGTGGGCGGCGAGACCGATGACCTGGACGAGCGGGAACGAGAACCCGCACGCGGCGATGAAGAACCACAGCGGCACCAGCACACCGACCAGACCGGCCCCGAGCTGGTCGAGGACGATGATCGCGACCGACGCCAGCAGCAGGGTCGCGGTCGAGCACGCCAGGATCCACTGCGGACCGACGCGCTGGGCGAGCCGCGACGAGATCTGCACACCGAGGACGACCCCGACCGAGTTGACGGCGAAGAGCAGTCCGTACTGCTGGGCGTCGAGCCCGTAGACCTGCTGGAACAGGAACGGCGACGCGCTGAGGTACGAGAACAGCCCGCTGAACACCATGGCGCCGATGAGCGCGACACCGACGAAGATCCGGTCGGAGAACAGCGCCTTGTAGCGCTGGCCGATGGTGGAGTGCCCGGCCTCGTGCCGGCGGGCCGGCGGCAGGGTCTCGACGATGAGCAGGATCGACGCGATCACCACCGCCAGGCCGTAGCAGGCGAGGAAGACGAAGATGCCGCGCCAGCTGGTGATCTGCAGCATCTGCGAACCGATGAGCGGCGCGAGGATCGGCGCGAGGCCGTTCACCATCGCCAGGCGGGACAGCATCCGCACCAGCGGCTTGCCGCCGAACAGGTCACGCACCGTCGCCATCGCGACGACACCACCGGCTGCGGCGCCCATGCCCTGCAGCACGCGGAACACGGCGAGCAGCTCGATGTCCGGCGCGGTCGCGGCGCCGATCGACGCGGCGATGTGCACCGTCGTCGCGATGATCAGCGGCAGTCGGCGACCCACCTTGTCGCTCCACGGGCCGACCAGGAGCTGCCCGATGGCGAAGCCGAGCGTCGTCGCGGTGAGCGTCAGCTGGACCGCACCGTCGGTGACGCTGAACTGGTCCTTGATCGCCGGGAACGCCGGCAGGTACAGGTCGATCGTGAACGGACCGAGCGCCGTGAGGGCGCCCAGGACGAAGACGTAGACGAGTCGCTGCCCGCGGGAGAGCGAGTCTCCCGGGTGCAGCACGACCCGGAGCGAACCGGTGGTGGCGGGCGCGGTCACGAGACAGGAGTCCTTCGACGATGAGGGGGCGGGGGTGATCGCGGGTCGATCGAATCGATTCGTCCGCGGAACCATCCTACGGTCGCCGGTGCGTGCTCGGCGCCGCCGGTGCCGGCCGCCCGCGTGAAGCGGCTCGTGCTGCCCCTCGGCCGCGCGCGGACCATGCGGTAGCGTCGGACTGCTCGGGGGCCTTCCGGGTGAAGCGGATCAGAAGGGGGTGGGCGTCATGGTGGATGCCCGGATCCTGCACACCACTGCAGCGCTGCGCGAGGCGATCCTGCGACTCGCCGCGGACCGACCGGTCTCGGAGATCACCGTCGCCGACGTCACGCGTGCCGCCGGCATCAACCGGGCCACGTTCTACTCACACGCCGTCTCCCCCGGGTCGCTGCTCGCCGACGTCCTGACGCCGGAACTCGACCGCATCCGGCAGGACGACGCCGACGAGCGCCGAGCCGCCGCCGACCGGGGCGCCGGAGCCGACGAGCTCGCAGCCATCACCCGGCGCGGCATCAACGCCGTCGTCGAGCACGTGACGACGCACCGCGACATCTACGGCAAGGCGCTGCCGGACCCGAACGACGCGTCGCTGCACCGGCTGCTCGTCGAGCACTTCACGGTGTCGAGTGCCCTGCACATCCGCGAGCTCGACCCCGCACGCCGGCCCGAGCTGCTCGACGACGTCGCCGCGGGGTTCGTGGCGCAGGGGTTCGTCGGGGCGATCGAGGCCTGGCTGGCGGGGCCCCGACGGTCGCGGAAGGCGCTGGTGGAGACGATCACGCTGTCGTTCCCGGCGTGGTGGAGCTGAGCGGGCTGTTCGGTTCGGTCGTGTGATCGCGAGGGTGCTGGCCTGCTGCCGTGCTCGTGCTGCTCGTGCTGCTCGTGCTGCGCGTGCTGCGCGTGCTGCGCGTGCTGCGCGTGCCTACTCGGC
Encoded here:
- the pta gene encoding phosphate acetyltransferase → MSTRIYITSAEGHTGKSTVALGVLETLARSVGRVGVFRPVARSVVEPDYVLELLLQHTAVGISYDDAVGVTYDDVHADPEAALGTIVTRFAQVERQCDAVVVLGSDYTDVGSPTELSFNAKVAANLGAPVLLVLGGRDAAERAARTPEGMAQVADVTTSELRAAHAQLFGVVVNRADPDALAAIVTSVEQAVHDDHPDVPVWAIPEDRVLVAPTVRALLQATGATLVRGDDALLDREALGTVVAGMSMENVLPRLIEGGIVVVPGDRSDVLIATLLANQSETFPSLAGVILNGGFEIAPQVSRLLEGLSSSLPIAQNDLGTYDTALRITQTRGRLAADSPRKADLALALFEQHVDAEALRDRLQLAPSGVVTPLMFEHGLLDRARSYGKRIVLPEGEDDRILRAASTLLQRQVCELTILGDPAAIRTRATELGLDLEAAQLVSPFDPELRERFAEEYTRLRAHKGMSIELARDTVTDVSYFGTMMVQLGLADGMVSGAKHTTAHTIRPSFEIIKTRPDTSIVSSVFLMALADRVLVYGDCAVIPDPTSEQLADIAISSAETATQFGIDPRVAMLSYSTGDSGSGADVDKVRAGTAFVRERRPDLLVEGPIQYDAAADPTVASTKMPDSPVAGRATVFIFPDLNTGNNTYKAVQRSAGAVAIGPVLQGLRKPINDLSRGALVGDIVNTVAITAIQAGTATDAA
- a CDS encoding helicase HerA-like domain-containing protein, with translation MSDATERARVAAEAARRAADEARRLADEAARRAEELAAALAVEEQTERTADAEPAVVGSPPPTGLEARLTPDAKPAPAAAPAPTTPAAAAAPAPTTPAAAVEATAPDPVATAATGAAPPVRGGTGPLGPDAVSAIRDGYAVDGGAIELGALVNGAAVPEVQVRIPLAMLNRHGLVAGATGTGKTRTLQVLAEQIAANGVPVFAADIKGDLSGLAVAGQATDKLLDRTAGIGQQWQGVASQAELFSLGGQGTGVPIRATVSGFGPLLLSKVLGLNDTQESSLGLVFHYATQQGLALVDLDDLRSVLTFLVSEQGKGELAELGGLSKQTAGVILRELVTFADQGADRFFGAPEIDTQVFLRTAADGRGIVSLLEVPGVQDRPEVFSTFLMWLLADLFNELPEVGDQDEPKLVFFLDEAHLLFNGASKDFTEQIVRTVRLIRSKGVGVFFVTQTPKDVPNDVLAQLGSRIQHQLRAHTPDDAKALRATVSTYPTSDYDLGEVLTSLATGEAIVTVMNERGAPTPVAWTRLRAPQGSMDPMPADEMAARVQASPLLSTYGTRVDPDSAREVLARRMEAAAAAADAAAAADEAAAAAADASADAQQEYERQQREFERAERASDARRSGRSGGSGRSGGTQRSGTRRSGTRRSAGDPLSDLLGSGLGGTIAKEVVRGIFSTLRRRR
- a CDS encoding multidrug effflux MFS transporter, which codes for MTAPATTGSLRVVLHPGDSLSRGQRLVYVFVLGALTALGPFTIDLYLPAFPAIKDQFSVTDGAVQLTLTATTLGFAIGQLLVGPWSDKVGRRLPLIIATTVHIAASIGAATAPDIELLAVFRVLQGMGAAAGGVVAMATVRDLFGGKPLVRMLSRLAMVNGLAPILAPLIGSQMLQITSWRGIFVFLACYGLAVVIASILLIVETLPPARRHEAGHSTIGQRYKALFSDRIFVGVALIGAMVFSGLFSYLSASPFLFQQVYGLDAQQYGLLFAVNSVGVVLGVQISSRLAQRVGPQWILACSTATLLLASVAIIVLDQLGAGLVGVLVPLWFFIAACGFSFPLVQVIGLAAHGKEAGTAASVLGALNFGVAGLISPVVGWLGITTATPMAMVMASTAAVAILMLWFVVRPRTVPALTH
- a CDS encoding TetR/AcrR family transcriptional regulator, which codes for MVDARILHTTAALREAILRLAADRPVSEITVADVTRAAGINRATFYSHAVSPGSLLADVLTPELDRIRQDDADERRAAADRGAGADELAAITRRGINAVVEHVTTHRDIYGKALPDPNDASLHRLLVEHFTVSSALHIRELDPARRPELLDDVAAGFVAQGFVGAIEAWLAGPRRSRKALVETITLSFPAWWS